Below is a window of Neodiprion virginianus isolate iyNeoVirg1 chromosome 4, iyNeoVirg1.1, whole genome shotgun sequence DNA.
CTACGAagatctttaaaaaaaaaaacggaaatagAATTTCCTTTAGTTGTAAACCAAATTCTTAGACATCGATgctttatttaaaattgattcggAATGGTTAAAAATGTGGTAGATTTGTTCAGGATATTATTCTCAGCAACGTCACTGAAACACTTTTTTCTGACTTGTCCAATATTTGGTTTTGCAGCGTTAAACCGATATTGATTATGATCAGCAAATGATAGTATGGAAATGACtagtgaaaataaagaaactcTGTGTCAGCGACTTTGTAGAAAACAGTCTTTCGAACATAATGTGCCATTATCGAGTGAAATCGATCGAATTTGATagatttaaataatttatcagcgatttgaaacaaagaattgatgtctgaaattttgttccgactattttcttatttcgcATTTTCGAAGATATCCTTGTagcatataaatataacaattttatGAGTACTCATTGTACGACCATCTCGtagtaaaattaataaaaaatatgttttttttttcaactaatcTCCCGAAACGCAAATCCTTGATTTCAACGTCTGATTCAACTTCGGCCCTGTGTATTAAATCCGAGTAGATTGCACAGGtcgacaataaatttttttattttcttgacTTTATGTTTAAACGAAGAAATTTTGAGTAATAGCCAAAATcttcatttattacttatacagtatacttttgttttttttttttacatgaaaaattttataaataacaCCGGTCAACGCGAATTTTGAGTCTGAGTTCTAGGTACCAAATTTTGATGCTTTCCAcgtaacaaatgaaacaaaaaaccagTTTCATTAGATAAAGTATGCTTTTGTAGAAACCAGAACAATGTTCCGGATTTTAAGAAAAGTGAtctattttctcaaacatttattgtaaataacgaagaaaaaaatttcagtaccgaatttacaaaacttttattctaaaatttaaatgcgaaactgaatttcatttaatcGGTATACAGtgaatgtttgaaataataggtaatttttcttaaaatccgTAATATCGTTCTGGTTTCTGCAAAAGGAAACTTTATCTAATAAAACTATTTCTTCTCTTATTAGTTACgtaatcaaaatttgacatctcGAAATTCGTGTTTACCACAGTTATAAATCAGTCCTGACCCGGGATTCGTAGAGACGGATTATTATTCCTCCTTTATCCagcgtatattttttaattttgtataaatcTACGACTTACAACGATccaggtataataaatttgcaaGGTGTGTGCAGCACGTGAACGCCAAGAACTTCTCTGCTCGCAGATTGGACGGAATCGATGAGACAGGCCAGGTTTGAAACAACAAGCCATACCTCCCCATGCTGGATTCAAAAGTCCTTGGCCGACCGCCTATATAAAGAGAGTGTTGAAATTCTGACTAGCagtaattttcaaacgtaGCAATGAAGCGTGTAGCGGTCATTTTCTGCGCGGTCTTTTCCGTCGCACTTGCAGCTGAAGAAGTGGAAATACGTACGTTTTCACTAGTTATTACTAAACTTAAACCATTACTTGTTTGCCGCTAAACTCTGTTGTCATTTCAACTCGCACTTTGGTTTCCATAAATATTTTACCTTACTCGTGACGATCGAATCGTCTCCTTTAACGGCGGTGGATTTTCgcaaatttccgaaatttataGTTACTCCGATTAATTTGTCTTGTTTTTTCTATTGATCTGAATCTCAGATATCTCTTGCATTCGCGCATAGTAGTTTAATACATATTGTGAACGTAATGGTTTTATTGTTCCAACGTATGCCAATTGCACGAAGATTATTTTTCCGTGGTTTCTTTGCTCGGTGAGTTTCCGCATACCTTGGAGCTGAAATTCGGGTCTTAAGTTTGAGATCCGACgtagattgaaaaatgtatcgtACGTTTGGGGAAAAAGGATATGGCGTTGGATCAATTCCAGCAAAATTTGGCCGTTGCAGTCGTGGAATTGGACGATCACCGATTCTTGTTGTTTCAAGTCTTTTTCTATCAACagtcttgaataaaaaaaaaaaaaaaaacgttaaaattgataatttttcgtctttcaaaaatttcaaaactgcAGAATAATTGATTGAGAAATATATTCTGACAATATCAAAATCTATTTCCCACGATGTAAGAGCACTTCCAACGTTTTCGAAACATGCAGGACATCTCAAAATACAGAATAAGTAAAACTTTTGCGCGTATTTTGTCTTGTATTTTTCGTGATGAAATTGTCGAAAGTATTGAAAACAGTATTCCATGAAAAGCTAGTATTTTGAGAGAGCTTAGGAATTGAGTATTGAGTTGTCATAGAAAAggtgaaagtgaaaaaatagtCGAGTTTCAGGAATGATCGGATTCCGTTGGAATGATCcagtaattaatatttctgataatgttaaaattatattatattctaGCGCATAAAAATGAGCGACCTCATGACAACGAGATATAATGTTTGTTATTAGAATCGTTAAAACAGATGAAATTAGAAAGCAAACTAGACTAGTCTAGATTATTCATATGTACGGATTCTATCTATGTTCGCGATTTCTCAACTGGCAAGTCTTGTTGTTCAAGGCGTATcatcaaagaagaaaaaagataggTAGTAATCCAAGAATCTCATACAATAAATATGAGAACAGAGGTTGCACAGCCCAACTGGAATTGCATAATGCGTGCGTTGATTAATCACGAGTATAATTTTCCCTCGCAACAGATGAACTCATAGTTTTTTTAGTTTACTTGCGTGAAGAATCATAAAAACTTAAGTGGTCAAGCCTTGAACTGAAAATCGCCGGAGGACATTGAGGATTTATAATCAGTTATTGGACTATCAATCTAGGTATATATTAACTGTGGGTGTCCCTCGACTGGTTTCGGAGGAGCGAAGGATTGTGATAATTAGTTCAGGGTTGCATAAATACTTGTCAATAATCGCTGATTTTGATTGTCATCATATCGGTTCAATGGAGCATACACTGCTCTTAATTAAAGGGAAACAAGAACTAGACTATTCTAAAAACTGAGTTCTAAAAACAATTACACGATTTTGAAATAGTTAGAATTTGTACGCGACTTTTAAaatgtgttgttttttttttttcgttgtaatTGTCTTTCTACATCTGGTGTAATAGCCAATGTAATGAAATTCATGTCTAAGCCAAATAAAAGAAAGGATTTTGTTTGTATTTTAAAAGGTGATAAAACTCTGTTGCTCATACCATTAAACAAGAAGATCccttttcaaataaaatccGTAACCCGCTAAGAATATGAACTGAGTAAAAAATCTCATTCGCGCAATCAAATGTTAGAGCTCGTATCAAATTTACTCGTCAAAAACAAATCTGAATCATAATACTATATTTCTGTGTGATCAAACCTTCTCCAGGTGTTACATGGTTTCATTGTTTCTTCAAAGAAACACAAAGCAAAAAGATGTTCTGCCGATTTTTACTCATATATcgtcgaaattattttttttcttatcgtcgTCATGTTCCAATACTTAATTCCAAAGTTTAGTATATCGGGGCCTAAAAAACGTTCATACTTTGCCGGTTCCACGAAACGCTTTGTCAAATCGcggtaaatttatttacaagtGTATCCATGTTCACCTTGTTTACCGAACGGTTATTAAATTGTGCGGTTATTCTGCAGTCATACGTATAAAAACTTGCTCTTCTCAATTGGTCTatgttttaataaatatatcacATACACGATGAAATGGCTGAGAAACGGAAGACCTTGATGAAGATTCACacagaaaataatgaatatgtATACGGTACCTGTATATgtacaaatattatacatttgttCACGATGCATGGCCAGGAACGACTTGGTGGCTGTTTTTCTCTCGTAATCGCTATTTACACGATGTACGTTGCAATTATATCAATTCAATTTCCATTCTCGCTGCAGCAGGTACCTTTTTTCTATGCACATGTAATCGGAGAGAAACATTATAATGACGACAGTCGTGAAAAATAACGCTTTCCGTATTGCTCGATAAAGACCATGTGTCAGGCGTCTTGAAATCAGAGTAAATAGCTTCACGTGCAGATAATCTGAGCAACAAAGGGATCCCATATAATTTTGTGATCAAACTGAATCCAAATCCCTAGAACAGGTTTCAATGTGAATTATTCACAACTGAACAACGCAGAGTACAAAGTTCAAGTTTGAAACGTGCCGAGGCCACGAAGTTTGCGATGTGGAACCGgtaaaaaaactttcggttTAATGTCACACGGGTTAATTAATCCAGTCAGGCTTTGCCGTCACTGCGGTTTTTATGTAACGTCTAATACGCCTGATTGTGTAAATtatattgtgatttttttttaaaagtactttattaaattaactttattgttttttcaatccttttaGCAAAGTACATGAAGATTTGCAACAGGAAATCAGAAAATGTCAACGATTGTCTGAAGACCGCGATTCAAGATGCTATTCCCAAATTATCCAAAGGTAAGTTTGAGGGGGAATCCCATATTtaacattgattgattgaagTAATTTGAGTGATGAATATTTATCACTTGTAAAGCGCAAAGCTACAGTGTAatggaaataaagaaaaacaaagtgTCACAAGTTTCGGGTAGATTTTTAGCCACGAAATTTTGATCTTATTGCGATTTGGATATGTCCTTGTTTACTTAAGCCTCCACGCATTACCGTTTCCGAGAAAAATGTTGATCAATATGACctaatttggttttttttatgcaaaaaaatcaGGTGATTCCGAGTCTGGAATTCCGTTTGAGGTATATTCTTAaaaactatttaaaaaaaaaaacaagttttccaGATATATTCAATCCTGAATAtgcgaatgaaatgaaaatacattgtttttaatttttgtttgaaaagaTATACATTCTGGAGTATATTCTGTGATTATTAGAGCGTTAACAGAAATGGGATCATGATCAAAttggaataaatatttcaggtGTACGTATAGTTATTGAGAGTATTTGAAAGCCTCGAAATTATCGATTTAATTGTGATCTCATTTTCATcccattttgaaaatttcaaaatacctCCCGAAATCTCTACGTTTTCACacaaaaactgaaaacaaCTCATTTTTCATCCCTTACCAAAAGACTGGGTTCTTTGCAATTCCTGAAGATCTCCCTCGAAATGAAAAGATTCGACTGTTATTCACACAAAAAAGGCTCGTTggggtatatttttttccgatgacagaaattgcaaaaaatttgaaacgtaATAAAATCGATTAACGTACTTCGCATAAAGAATCGTGCCTAAAAATTTTAAGGACTTTTCttatcttacaattagtgtaTAATTTAACATTTCTAAATTGTGccagataaaaatttttgattactACCATTGTAATTGTACGTGCCGAAAAAATGCACCTCTGGCTTTCTGGCACGAacattttgtttaaaaatcatcTTTTTATAAACCAGGCGTACCTGAGTGGGGTGTCCCGGTATTCGATCCATACTACGTTGCTCTGGAAGAGATCTCGTACAGCAATGGGATGATGCAAGGAAAACTGCTTATGAAGGAGGTGAACGCGTACGGAACATCGAGGGCGAAGATCTTGAAAGTTAAATCGACGTTCTCCGAGGACAGACAACGGCTGGAAGTCGATGTCTTGTTCCCGAGAATTTTCATCGATGGCGAGTACAAGGCCGAAGGTCACCTTAACGACTTCAAAGTTGGAGGAAAAGGTCAGTATTTTATTGGAATTACTATTGAagagaaatatttcagttcGATTTAGCTTCCAAATGTTATTCCAATTCGTAATTGTAATCTTTAGAAGTTTCGACCGAACCAAGCtcttattcaattaatttagcatattttttcttggattaaacaattaaaatatcagttttcaCTTGGATTTTGTCTAACAAACAAGAAGCAATCGAtctaattaaataaattttgcgGCAAATCGCTCAGTATCAAATCTGGATAATTTATCAATTGAATTAATGCGTTTCTCAAATGTCTGCATTAATGTGAACATGGAAATCCTGATTATTCCACAAATATTTCAGAGTTGTAACTGGTTTCTGTAGTCGAGATTTTGCTTAAATTCgcattattataatatcgaTACTTACTTTCACCATTgagaattcttattttcaccTATCTGTATGATTTtgtattattactattattcgTTCActagttttttatttatttattgttaggCGTTTGCAGTCATGCGGGAATTTAAATTGAACTTTCTAATcgatttgaatattataacattgattattgtaacaatgcttgaaacataaaatttaaaaGGTCAGAATTAATGGCAATATTTACGTAAAACTAGATCGGACCGTTAGGCGTTACTCTGACACGAAGGTAAACGAAAGCTTCGCTTCATTTTGAGTAAAAACGATGAGAACAGTGAATTTGAACATGAATATCAGACTTTTATAGCACTGTTGCCTTTCTTGAAAAAcattgtattaaaaatatttcataacgTCAGGTTTCTTCAACGTGAGCATGGAGGGAGTCAAAACCGTGTGGGACATCACCGGACGAATCGAAAACGACAGATGGGTTGTTGAGCACTTCATGGTTCtaccggaagtcgagaaaatGAAGGTCTACTTCGACGATCTATTCAACGGCGACGAGAGTCTCAGTAAGTATTATACTTGTCtgtaattgttaaaaaatgttttcacatCGTTCGCGCAACGTAAGGC
It encodes the following:
- the LOC124303303 gene encoding uncharacterized protein LOC124303303; the encoded protein is MKRVAVIFCAVFSVALAAEEVEIPKYMKICNRKSENVNDCLKTAIQDAIPKLSKGVPEWGVPVFDPYYVALEEISYSNGMMQGKLLMKEVNAYGTSRAKILKVKSTFSEDRQRLEVDVLFPRIFIDGEYKAEGHLNDFKVGGKGFFNVSMEGVKTVWDITGRIENDRWVVEHFMVLPEVEKMKVYFDDLFNGDESLNNIARSFINEYWPLFYRELLPIASARWDKMMTDFANLVFSKLSYSKLFA